A window from Lagopus muta isolate bLagMut1 chromosome 5, bLagMut1 primary, whole genome shotgun sequence encodes these proteins:
- the CHST3 gene encoding carbohydrate sulfotransferase 3, translating to MERRSALPQDFREVLHCLKMRSKYAVLLVFVVGLVIIEKENNFISRVSDKLKQSPQVLPEANETETSPVPAENGSLASLRQLDTAFSQLRTRLRNVTLQLAGELGMAAPGPRRHVLLMATTRTGSSFVGEFFNQQGNIFYLFEPLWHIERTVTFEPGGANAVGSALVYRDVLQQLLLCDLYILESFISPAPEEHLTAALFRRGSSRSLCEEPVCTPGLKKVFEKYHCKNRRCGPLNVTLAAEACRRKQHVALKTVRIRQLEFLQPLAEDPRLDLRIIQLVRDPRAVLASRMVAFSGKYESWKKWAAEGEAPLQEDEVQRLRGNCESIRLSAELGLRQPRWLRGRYMLVRYEDVARAPLRKALEMYRFAGIHPTPQVEEWIRANTQAPQDGNGIYSTQKNSSEQFEKWRFSIPFKLAQVVQDACEPAMRLFGYKLASSAQELTNRSLSLLEEGPPTRVT from the exons ATGGAGAGGAGATCGGCTTTGCCCCAGGATTTTCGGGAGGTGCTGCACTGCCTGAAGATGAGGAGCAAgtatgctgtgctgctggtgttcGTGGTGGGGCTGGTCATCATCgagaaggaaaacaacttcATCTCCAG AGTGTCAGACAAGCTGAAGCAGTCCCCACAAGTGCTGCCAGAGGCCAACGAGACGGAGACCAGCCCGGTGCCAGCTGAGAATGGGTCTCTGGCCTCACTGCGGCAGCTGGACACAGCCTTCTCACAGCTGAGGACACGGCTGCGCAACGTCACCTTGCAGCTGGCCGGGGAGCTGGGCATGGCAGCCCCAGGGCCGCGGCGGCACGTCCTGCTGATGGCCACCACGCGCACCGGCTCCTCCTTCGTTGGGGAGTTCTTCAACCAGCAGGGCAACATCTTCTACCTCTTTGAGCCCCTGTGGCACATTGAGAGGACGGTCACTTTTGAGCCAGGGGGGGCCAACGCGGTGGGCTCGGCCCTGGTGTACCGGGacgtgctgcagcagctcctcctctgtGACCTCTACATCCTGGAGAGCTTCATCTCGCCGGCGCCCGAGGAGCACCTTACGGCCGCCCTGTTCCGGAGGGGCTCCAGCCGCTCACTCTGTGAGGAGCCCGTCTGCACGCCCGGCCTCAAGAAGGTCTTTGAGAAGTACCACTGCAAGAACCGCCGCTGCGGGCCCCTCAACGTCACGCTGGCAGCCGAGGCGTGCCGGCGCAAGCAGCACGTGGCCTTGAAGACGGTGCGTATCCGGCAGCTGGAGTTCCTGCAGCCGTTGGCCGAGGACCCACGGCTGGACCTGCGCATCATCCAGCTGGTGCGGGATCCGCGTGCCGTGCTGGCGTCGCGCATGGTGGCCTTCTCGGGCAAGTACGAGAGCTGGAAGAAGTGGGCGGCCGAGGGGGAGGCCCCGCTGCAGGAGGATGAGGTGCAGCGGTTGCGGGGCAACTGCGAGAGCATCCGGCTGTCGGCCGAGCTGGGGCTGCGGCAGCCGCGCTGGCTGCGAGGCCGTTACATGCTGGTGCGCTATGAGGACGTGGCGCGGGCGCCGCTGCGCAAGGCGCTGGAGATGTACCGCTTCGCCGGCATCCACCCCACGCCACAGGTGGAGGAGTGGATCCGTGCCAACACGCAGGCGCCACAGGACGGCAACGGCATTTACTCCACGCAGAAGAATTCCTCGGAGCAGTTTGAGAAGTGGCGGTTCAGCATCCCCTTCAAGCTGGCGCAGGTGGTGCAGGACGCCTGCGAGCCGGCCATGCGGCTCTTTGGCTACAAGCTGgccagcagtgcccaggagCTGACCAACCGCTCGCTCAGCCTGCTGGAGGAGGGGCCCCCCACACGGGTCACGTAG